The proteins below are encoded in one region of Limnohabitans sp. 63ED37-2:
- the rpmF gene encoding 50S ribosomal protein L32 has protein sequence MAVQQNKKSPSKRGMHRSHNALNVPGIAVEPTTGETHLRHHISPNGFYRGRQVLKNKSEA, from the coding sequence ATGGCTGTTCAGCAAAACAAAAAATCGCCTTCCAAGCGCGGCATGCACCGTTCGCACAACGCCCTGAACGTGCCCGGTATCGCTGTCGAGCCGACCACAGGCGAGACTCACCTGCGTCACCACATCAGCCCCAACGGTTTTTACCGTGGCCGCCAAGTGCTCAAAAACAAGTCGGAAGCCTGA
- the plsX gene encoding phosphate acyltransferase PlsX, translating to MTSPTPITVSVDCMGGDHGPRVTLAACRRFLSSHPDARLILAGRAEALAGFSDPRAQVVVAAEVVEMDDPLEVALRKKKDSSMRVAIEQVRDGHAQVAVSAGNTGALMAIARYVLKTMDGIDRPAIAGQMPNFKGGGTTMLDLGANVDCTPEHLLQFAVMGSALVSVLQDKDQPSVGLLNIGEEAIKGNEIIKKAGELLRSAANSGDLNFHGNVEGNDIFKGTVDIVVCDGFVGNVALKASEGLATMVSGFLKAEFSRNIFTKTAALLAYPVLTAFKNRVDHRRYNGAALLGLRGLVFKSHGSADELAFENALNRAYDAARNQLLDRVRDRIAHAAPLLMGAQAERSEPAVTSV from the coding sequence ATGACCTCGCCCACCCCGATCACTGTGTCTGTTGACTGCATGGGCGGCGACCACGGTCCCCGCGTCACGCTGGCGGCTTGTCGCCGTTTTCTGTCATCTCACCCCGATGCCCGGTTGATTCTTGCAGGGCGTGCAGAGGCCCTGGCGGGCTTCTCTGACCCCCGTGCTCAGGTGGTGGTGGCCGCGGAAGTGGTCGAGATGGACGATCCACTGGAAGTAGCCTTGCGCAAGAAAAAAGACTCTTCCATGCGCGTGGCCATCGAGCAAGTGCGTGACGGCCACGCACAAGTTGCGGTATCGGCGGGCAACACTGGGGCCTTGATGGCGATTGCCCGTTACGTGCTCAAAACCATGGACGGTATTGACCGGCCAGCCATTGCAGGTCAAATGCCCAACTTCAAGGGTGGCGGCACCACCATGCTTGACTTGGGCGCCAATGTGGACTGCACCCCCGAACATTTGCTGCAATTTGCCGTCATGGGTTCGGCCTTGGTCTCGGTGCTGCAAGACAAGGATCAGCCCTCGGTGGGTTTGCTCAACATCGGTGAAGAAGCCATCAAGGGCAATGAAATCATCAAAAAAGCGGGTGAATTATTGCGATCTGCGGCCAATTCCGGAGATTTGAACTTTCATGGCAATGTGGAAGGCAACGATATTTTCAAGGGCACCGTCGACATCGTGGTCTGTGATGGCTTTGTCGGCAATGTGGCCTTGAAGGCCAGCGAAGGCTTGGCCACCATGGTCAGTGGCTTTTTGAAAGCCGAGTTTTCACGCAACATCTTCACAAAAACTGCCGCTTTATTGGCTTATCCGGTCTTAACGGCGTTTAAAAACCGCGTCGACCACCGTCGCTACAACGGCGCTGCCCTGTTGGGTTTGCGTGGCCTAGTGTTCAAGAGCCATGGCTCGGCCGATGAGTTGGCTTTTGAGAACGCCTTGAACCGGGCTTATGATGCAGCTCGAAACCAATTGCTTGACCGCGTTCGCGACCGCATTGCCCACGCCGCCCCTTTGCTGATGGGTGCGCAGGCTGAGCGATCTGAACCCGCGGTCACATCTGTATGA
- a CDS encoding beta-ketoacyl-ACP synthase III has product MRIYSRILSTGSYLPARRLGNADLAAELAQQGVETSDDWIVERTGIRARHFAADEQGCSDLATEAARQALLASGLVSADIDLIIVATSTPDMVFPSVATMVQHKLGAAGCPAFDVQAVCSGFIYALTIADSMIQSGTAKRALVIGSEIFSRILDFKDRTTCVLFGDGAGAVVLEASNQPGILATDLHADGKYKDILCVPGHVNRGAILGDPVLKMDGQAVFKLAVGVLEDTARASLAKANLTDADIDWLIPHQANIRIMQSTAKKLKLGADKVVVTVDQHGNTSAASIPLALDTAVRDGRIQRGQTLMLEGVGGGFTWGSVLLRY; this is encoded by the coding sequence ATGAGAATTTATTCACGCATTTTGAGCACCGGCAGCTACCTGCCTGCCAGACGCCTGGGCAACGCCGATCTGGCCGCCGAGTTGGCGCAACAAGGGGTTGAAACCTCTGACGATTGGATCGTTGAGCGCACAGGCATCCGTGCTCGCCACTTTGCCGCCGACGAGCAAGGCTGCAGCGATTTGGCCACCGAAGCAGCCCGACAGGCGCTGCTCGCGTCGGGCCTGGTCTCCGCAGACATTGACCTGATCATTGTGGCCACCTCGACCCCCGACATGGTGTTTCCGTCTGTGGCCACCATGGTTCAGCACAAACTGGGCGCAGCCGGTTGTCCGGCGTTTGACGTCCAAGCGGTGTGCAGCGGCTTTATTTATGCGCTGACGATCGCCGACTCGATGATCCAGTCCGGCACGGCCAAACGGGCTTTGGTGATCGGGTCTGAAATTTTCAGCCGCATCCTTGACTTCAAGGACCGCACGACCTGTGTGTTGTTTGGCGACGGCGCTGGCGCGGTGGTGCTCGAAGCCTCGAACCAGCCCGGCATTTTGGCCACCGATTTGCACGCTGATGGCAAGTACAAAGACATTTTGTGTGTGCCCGGTCACGTCAACCGGGGGGCGATTTTGGGTGACCCTGTGCTCAAGATGGATGGCCAAGCGGTCTTTAAATTGGCCGTGGGTGTGCTCGAAGACACCGCCCGCGCCAGCTTGGCCAAGGCCAACTTGACCGATGCCGACATCGACTGGCTGATCCCGCACCAGGCCAATATCCGCATCATGCAAAGCACCGCCAAGAAGCTCAAGCTGGGCGCTGACAAGGTGGTGGTCACGGTGGACCAGCATGGCAACACCTCGGCCGCCTCGATTCCGCTGGCGCTGGACACCGCCGTGCGCGATGGACGTATCCAGCGTGGCCAGACCCTCATGCTCGAAGGCGTGGGCGGTGGCTTCACTTGGGGCTCTGTCCTCTTGCGTTACTGA
- the fabD gene encoding ACP S-malonyltransferase — MTTFAFVFPGQGSQSVGMLDAWGDHPVVLETLKEASDALGEDVAKLIHEGPKEALAMTTNTQPVMLVSAVAAYRAWLAEGGAKPSVVAGHSLGEYSALVASGVLTLSQAAPLVRLRAAAMQEAVPVGVGAMAAILGLASDKVIEGCQAAQATFAAGSTEVVEAVNFNDAAQTVIAGSKAAVDKACEVLKGMGAKRALLLPVSAPFHSSLMKPAAEKLREKMASLTLGAPQIPVLNNIDVAIETDADRIRDALYRQAFGPVRWVECVQAIKARGVSTLVECGPGKVLAGMTKRIDAELNGVALFDPATLAEVKGLLS, encoded by the coding sequence ATGACGACATTTGCTTTTGTTTTTCCCGGCCAAGGTTCTCAATCGGTCGGCATGCTGGATGCCTGGGGTGACCACCCCGTGGTGCTCGAAACCTTGAAAGAAGCCTCCGACGCCCTGGGCGAAGACGTGGCGAAGTTGATCCACGAAGGCCCCAAAGAAGCGCTGGCCATGACCACCAACACCCAACCTGTGATGTTGGTGTCGGCGGTGGCTGCTTACCGTGCTTGGTTGGCAGAAGGCGGCGCCAAGCCGTCTGTGGTCGCCGGACACTCGCTGGGCGAGTACAGCGCCTTGGTGGCTTCGGGCGTGCTCACCTTGTCACAAGCTGCGCCGCTGGTGCGCCTGCGAGCAGCCGCCATGCAAGAAGCGGTGCCTGTGGGCGTAGGCGCCATGGCCGCCATTTTGGGCTTGGCCTCGGACAAAGTCATTGAAGGCTGCCAAGCAGCCCAAGCCACATTTGCCGCAGGCAGCACCGAAGTGGTCGAGGCCGTGAACTTCAACGATGCCGCGCAAACCGTGATCGCGGGCAGCAAAGCCGCGGTGGACAAAGCCTGCGAGGTGCTCAAGGGCATGGGTGCCAAGCGTGCGCTGCTTTTGCCCGTGTCGGCCCCTTTCCATTCGAGCCTGATGAAGCCCGCTGCCGAAAAGCTGCGCGAGAAGATGGCCTCACTGACTTTGGGCGCACCGCAGATCCCGGTGCTCAACAACATTGACGTGGCCATCGAAACCGACGCCGACCGCATCCGTGACGCGCTGTATCGTCAGGCTTTTGGCCCAGTTCGTTGGGTGGAGTGTGTGCAGGCCATCAAGGCCCGCGGCGTGAGCACCCTGGTTGAATGCGGCCCCGGCAAGGTGCTGGCAGGCATGACCAAGCGGATCGATGCCGAATTGAACGGGGTGGCGCTGTTCGACCCCGCCACCCTTGCTGAAGTGAAAGGACTTCTCTCATGA
- the fabG gene encoding 3-oxoacyl-ACP reductase FabG produces the protein MSEAQKQIALVTGASRGIGAAIALHLAQQGYVVIGTATSDEGAAKISQALSAFPGSRGANLNVNDAAAGEALIDAIVKEHGGLQVLVNNAGITRDTLAMRMKDDDWDAVLDTNLKAVFRMSRAVIRPMMKQRYGRIISITSVVGASGNPGQANYAAAKAGVAGMTRALARELGSRNITVNCVAPGFIATDMTASLPEEQHKALLGQIPLGHLGQPDDIAHAVAYLAGPGAGYVTGQELHVNGGMFMA, from the coding sequence ATGAGCGAAGCACAAAAACAGATTGCACTGGTCACAGGCGCATCGCGCGGCATTGGTGCGGCCATTGCCTTGCATTTGGCCCAACAAGGTTATGTGGTCATTGGCACCGCCACCAGCGATGAGGGTGCGGCCAAAATTAGCCAAGCGCTGTCGGCCTTCCCCGGCAGCCGAGGTGCCAACCTGAATGTCAACGATGCCGCAGCAGGCGAAGCCCTGATCGATGCCATCGTCAAAGAGCACGGTGGCCTGCAGGTGCTGGTCAACAACGCGGGCATCACCCGCGACACCTTGGCCATGCGCATGAAAGACGACGACTGGGACGCGGTGCTCGACACCAACCTCAAGGCGGTGTTCCGCATGAGCCGCGCCGTGATCCGCCCCATGATGAAGCAGCGTTATGGCCGCATCATCAGCATCACCAGCGTGGTGGGCGCATCTGGCAACCCCGGCCAAGCCAATTACGCCGCTGCCAAGGCCGGTGTGGCGGGCATGACCCGTGCGCTGGCCCGTGAGTTGGGCAGCCGCAACATCACCGTCAACTGTGTGGCCCCTGGTTTCATTGCCACCGACATGACGGCCAGCCTGCCCGAAGAACAACACAAAGCCTTGTTGGGCCAGATTCCTCTGGGCCATCTGGGTCAACCCGATGACATCGCCCACGCGGTGGCGTACCTGGCTGGGCCGGGCGCTGGCTATGTCACCGGACAAGAATTGCATGTCAATGGTGGCATGTTCATGGCCTGA
- the acpP gene encoding acyl carrier protein, which produces MSDIEARVKKIIAEQLGVEESQVTNEKAFVADLGADSLDTVELVMALEDEFGIEIPDEDAEKITTVQAAIDYAQSKKA; this is translated from the coding sequence ATGAGCGATATCGAAGCACGTGTCAAAAAAATCATTGCCGAACAACTCGGCGTTGAAGAGTCACAAGTCACCAACGAAAAAGCCTTTGTGGCCGATCTGGGTGCCGACTCCCTGGACACGGTGGAATTGGTGATGGCACTCGAAGACGAGTTTGGCATCGAGATTCCTGACGAAGACGCAGAAAAAATCACCACGGTGCAAGCTGCGATTGACTACGCCCAAAGCAAGAAGGCCTGA
- the fabF gene encoding beta-ketoacyl-ACP synthase II has translation MTRRRVVVTGLGCVSPVGNTVADAWSNLLAGQSGIGPITRFDASAMSCRIVGEVKNFDLESYITAKEARTMDRFIHYGIAAAAQAIQDAGLPAGDALGEEEACRIGVVIGSGIGGLPLIEETHIEYTARGARRISPFFVPASIINMISGHVSMRHGFKGPNLAVVTACTTGLHSIGEAGRLIEYGDADVMIAGGSEGTVSPLGVGGFAAMRALSTRNDDPTAASRPWDKDRDGFVLGEGAGVMVLEEYEHAKARGAKIYAELGGYGMSADAGHMTAPSMDGPRRAMLGAMRNAGVNADQIDYLNAHGTSTPLGDINETNAIKAALGDHAYKTVVSSTKSMTGHLLGGAGGIESVFTVLALHHQKVPPTINLVNPDPECDLDYCANTARDLKIDVALKNNFGFGGTNGSLVFKRI, from the coding sequence ATGACCCGGCGCCGCGTTGTTGTCACGGGTTTGGGATGCGTCAGCCCCGTGGGCAACACGGTCGCCGACGCATGGTCCAACCTGCTTGCCGGGCAGTCCGGCATTGGTCCCATCACCCGTTTCGACGCTTCGGCGATGTCCTGCCGGATCGTGGGTGAAGTCAAAAACTTTGACCTCGAGTCCTACATCACCGCCAAAGAGGCGCGGACCATGGACCGCTTCATCCATTACGGCATTGCCGCTGCAGCCCAAGCCATCCAAGATGCTGGACTGCCCGCGGGTGACGCTTTGGGTGAAGAGGAGGCTTGCCGAATCGGTGTGGTGATTGGTTCGGGCATTGGCGGCTTGCCGTTGATCGAAGAAACCCACATCGAATACACCGCACGCGGTGCACGCCGAATTTCGCCATTTTTTGTACCCGCCTCGATCATCAACATGATCTCGGGCCATGTCTCGATGCGCCATGGTTTCAAAGGCCCCAACTTGGCTGTTGTGACCGCTTGCACCACAGGTTTGCACAGCATTGGTGAAGCCGGTCGTTTGATCGAATACGGTGACGCCGATGTGATGATCGCCGGTGGTTCCGAAGGTACCGTGTCGCCTTTGGGTGTGGGTGGCTTTGCCGCCATGCGCGCTTTGTCGACCCGCAACGACGACCCCACAGCCGCATCGCGCCCCTGGGACAAAGACCGTGACGGTTTTGTGCTGGGCGAAGGTGCTGGCGTGATGGTGCTCGAAGAGTACGAGCACGCCAAAGCCCGTGGCGCCAAAATTTACGCCGAGCTGGGTGGTTATGGCATGAGTGCAGACGCGGGTCACATGACCGCGCCGAGCATGGACGGCCCACGTCGCGCCATGTTGGGTGCCATGCGCAATGCCGGTGTCAACGCCGACCAGATCGACTACCTGAACGCTCACGGCACTTCCACACCGCTGGGTGACATCAACGAAACCAACGCCATCAAGGCGGCTTTGGGCGACCACGCCTACAAAACCGTCGTCAGTTCCACCAAGTCGATGACCGGGCATTTGTTGGGTGGCGCGGGCGGCATCGAGAGCGTGTTCACCGTGCTGGCGCTGCACCATCAAAAAGTACCACCCACGATCAACTTGGTCAACCCTGACCCTGAGTGCGATCTTGACTACTGTGCCAACACGGCGCGCGATCTGAAGATCGATGTCGCGTTGAAAAACAACTTCGGTTTTGGTGGCACCAACGGGTCTTTGGTTTTTAAACGCATCTGA
- a CDS encoding DegQ family serine endoprotease translates to MATAMLAGWVMVPATGALAQSPSAAVRGLPDFTDLVEQVGPSVVNIRTLEKARPNTPSAGGPDEEMQELFRRFFGVPMPNAPRQGPRQNRPEQEAQPRGVGSGFILSSDGFIMTNAHVVEGADEVMVTLPDKREFKARIVGADKRTDVAVVKIQATGLPAVKVGDVNRLRVGEWVMAIGSPFGLENTVTAGIVSAKQRDTGDYLPFIQTDVAINPGNSGGPLINMRGEVVGINSQIYSRSGGFMGISFAIPMDEAMRVSEQLRASGRVSRGRIGVQIAPVTKEVAESIGLGKAQGVLVRGVEEGSPAEKAGIEAGDIITRFDGKSIEKPADLPRAVGNTKPGSQVALTVFRRGATKDLKVTVAEIEPEKVAAAAPEKKAPAAKIAHLGLSLSDLSEAQKKEARVRSGVRVDAAVDAAARAGIREGDLILAVANTEVSSVQVFESLMARIDKSRPVSVLIRRGDGAQYVLIRPAP, encoded by the coding sequence ATGGCCACTGCCATGCTGGCAGGGTGGGTCATGGTGCCCGCAACGGGCGCTTTGGCGCAGTCCCCATCTGCAGCGGTGCGTGGCCTGCCCGACTTCACCGACCTGGTGGAGCAGGTGGGTCCCTCGGTGGTGAACATCCGCACTCTGGAAAAAGCACGCCCCAATACGCCCAGTGCTGGCGGTCCTGACGAAGAGATGCAGGAGTTGTTTCGTCGCTTCTTCGGCGTTCCTATGCCCAATGCGCCACGCCAAGGCCCGCGGCAAAACCGACCCGAGCAAGAAGCCCAACCTCGGGGTGTGGGATCGGGTTTCATCTTGAGTTCTGACGGTTTCATCATGACCAACGCCCATGTGGTCGAGGGCGCCGATGAGGTGATGGTGACCCTGCCAGACAAACGTGAATTCAAGGCCCGCATTGTGGGCGCCGACAAACGCACCGATGTGGCGGTTGTGAAAATCCAGGCCACTGGACTGCCCGCTGTCAAAGTGGGCGATGTCAACCGCTTGCGTGTGGGCGAGTGGGTCATGGCCATCGGCTCTCCGTTTGGCCTCGAGAACACCGTCACGGCGGGCATCGTGAGCGCCAAGCAGCGCGACACGGGGGACTATTTGCCCTTCATCCAGACCGATGTGGCCATCAACCCTGGCAACTCGGGCGGTCCCTTGATCAATATGCGCGGCGAAGTGGTGGGCATCAACAGCCAAATTTACTCCCGCTCAGGTGGGTTCATGGGCATCTCTTTTGCGATCCCCATGGACGAAGCCATGCGGGTCAGTGAGCAGCTGCGTGCCTCCGGGCGTGTGAGCCGAGGCCGCATCGGTGTGCAAATTGCGCCTGTGACCAAAGAAGTGGCCGAATCAATTGGCTTGGGCAAAGCACAAGGCGTGTTGGTGCGTGGTGTGGAGGAGGGCTCGCCTGCCGAAAAAGCGGGCATCGAAGCGGGTGACATCATCACCCGTTTTGATGGCAAGTCCATCGAAAAACCTGCCGACTTGCCGCGTGCAGTGGGCAACACCAAGCCTGGCAGTCAAGTGGCGCTGACGGTCTTCCGTCGGGGGGCCACCAAAGACTTGAAGGTCACGGTCGCCGAGATCGAGCCGGAAAAAGTGGCTGCTGCGGCACCCGAGAAAAAAGCGCCGGCCGCCAAGATCGCCCACTTGGGTCTGAGCCTGAGTGATTTGAGCGAAGCCCAAAAGAAAGAAGCACGTGTGCGCTCTGGCGTGCGGGTGGATGCGGCCGTGGACGCTGCCGCACGGGCGGGCATTCGCGAGGGTGACCTGATCCTGGCGGTGGCCAACACCGAAGTCAGCTCGGTACAGGTGTTCGAATCATTGATGGCCCGCATCGACAAGAGCCGACCGGTCAGTGTGCTGATCCGTCGAGGTGACGGCGCGCAGTACGTGCTGATACGACCCGCGCCTTGA
- the lepA gene encoding translation elongation factor 4 — protein sequence MNHIRNFSIIAHIDHGKSTLADRLIQRCGGLEARDMEAQVLDSMDIEKERGITIKAQTAALQYKAKDGQVYNLNLIDTPGHVDFSYEVSRSLSACEGALLVVDASQGVEAQTVANCYTALDLGVEVVPVLNKMDLPNADPDNARAEVEDVIGIDATDAIPCSAKTGMGIEEILEAVVARIPPPKGNPDAPLRAMIIDSWFDTYVGVVMLVRVVDGQLHKNERIRMMASNAVYEAGSLGVFTPANQPRESLKAGEVGYIIAGIKELQAAKVGDTVTLEKKLPNNLGPATEALPGFKEIQPQVFAGLYPTEANQYDALRDALEKLKLNDASLHYEPEVSQALGFGFRCGFLGLLHMEIVQERLEREFDQDLITTAPSVVYQVVKPDGEVLMVENPSKMPDQGKLQEIREPIVTVHLYMPQDYVGPVMTLANQKRGVQMNMAYHGRQVMLTYEMPLGEIVLDFFDKLKSVSRGYASMDYEFKEYRASDVVKVDIMLNGEKVDALSIIVHRSQSQYRGRAVAAKMREIISRQMFDVAIQAAIGANIIARETIKALRKNVLAKCYGGDITRKRKLLEKQKAGKKRMKQIGSVEVPQEAFLAILQVED from the coding sequence ATGAATCACATCAGAAATTTTTCGATCATTGCCCACATCGACCATGGCAAATCCACGCTGGCTGATCGCTTGATTCAACGCTGTGGTGGTTTGGAAGCGCGTGACATGGAAGCGCAGGTGCTGGACTCGATGGACATCGAGAAAGAGCGCGGTATCACCATCAAAGCACAAACGGCTGCGCTGCAATACAAAGCCAAAGACGGTCAGGTTTACAACCTCAACCTGATCGACACGCCCGGCCATGTGGATTTCTCATATGAAGTCTCGCGTTCTCTGTCGGCCTGCGAAGGCGCCTTGCTGGTTGTGGATGCCAGCCAGGGCGTGGAAGCCCAAACCGTGGCCAACTGCTACACCGCTCTCGACCTGGGTGTGGAAGTGGTGCCCGTGCTCAACAAAATGGATCTGCCCAATGCCGATCCAGACAATGCCCGGGCCGAAGTGGAGGACGTGATTGGCATCGACGCGACCGATGCGATTCCGTGCTCGGCCAAGACCGGCATGGGCATTGAGGAAATCCTCGAAGCCGTGGTCGCCCGCATTCCGCCGCCCAAGGGCAACCCCGATGCGCCGCTGCGCGCCATGATCATCGACAGTTGGTTCGACACCTATGTGGGGGTGGTCATGCTGGTGCGTGTGGTCGATGGCCAACTGCACAAGAATGAGCGCATCCGCATGATGGCAAGCAACGCGGTGTACGAAGCCGGCAGCCTGGGTGTGTTCACCCCCGCCAACCAGCCGCGTGAATCGCTCAAAGCGGGCGAGGTGGGTTACATCATCGCGGGCATCAAAGAATTGCAGGCGGCCAAGGTGGGCGACACCGTCACCCTGGAAAAGAAGTTGCCCAACAACCTCGGGCCAGCCACCGAAGCTTTGCCCGGTTTCAAGGAAATCCAGCCCCAAGTGTTTGCCGGCTTGTATCCGACCGAAGCCAACCAGTACGACGCGCTGCGCGACGCGCTGGAAAAGCTCAAGCTCAACGATGCATCGTTGCACTACGAACCCGAAGTCTCGCAAGCGCTGGGTTTTGGTTTCCGCTGCGGTTTCCTGGGCTTGTTGCACATGGAAATCGTGCAAGAGCGTCTGGAGCGTGAGTTTGACCAGGACCTGATCACCACCGCGCCCAGTGTGGTTTACCAAGTGGTCAAACCCGACGGCGAAGTGCTCATGGTGGAAAACCCCTCCAAGATGCCCGACCAGGGCAAGCTGCAGGAAATCCGAGAGCCCATCGTCACCGTACACCTGTACATGCCGCAGGACTATGTGGGCCCCGTCATGACGCTCGCTAACCAAAAGCGCGGTGTACAGATGAACATGGCCTACCATGGCCGCCAAGTCATGCTCACGTACGAGATGCCGCTGGGCGAGATCGTGCTGGACTTTTTTGACAAGCTCAAATCGGTCAGCCGGGGCTATGCCTCGATGGACTACGAGTTCAAGGAGTACCGGGCTTCTGATGTGGTCAAGGTCGACATCATGCTCAACGGCGAGAAGGTCGATGCGCTGTCCATCATCGTGCACCGCTCCCAATCGCAGTACCGGGGCCGCGCGGTCGCGGCCAAGATGCGAGAAATCATCAGCCGCCAGATGTTCGATGTGGCCATTCAAGCCGCCATCGGTGCGAACATCATTGCCCGTGAAACCATCAAGGCCTTGCGCAAAAACGTGCTGGCCAAGTGCTACGGTGGTGACATCACGCGCAAACGCAAACTGCTCGAAAAGCAGAAAGCGGGTAAAAAGCGGATGAAACAGATTGGTTCGGTCGAGGTGCCTCAAGAGGCGTTCTTGGCGATTTTGCAGGTGGAAGATTGA
- the lepB gene encoding signal peptidase I: MPFLTSLVLASFVGYAGAWYLGLIEGNFALLLLLATVVTGIYWLAERFVFMPQRLKAVAQLEAETAQRRAELAKMGIDKVDTDIRESREKLLMQPWWLDWTAGLFPVIVVVFVLRSFLFEPFKIPSGSMIPTLLIGDLILVNKFHYGIRLPVANTKLTEGTPVQRGDVMVFRYPPKPSVDYIKRVVGLPGDEVAYLNKSLTINGKAVPTEVLPDFFDESTMRYHKHRRESLGAKPHQTLQDDDRPAFVPGADQFVGRENCNYTVEGVTCKVPAGHYFMMGDNRDNSLDSRYFGFVPDGNIVGKAFFVWMNFGDLKRIGAFD, encoded by the coding sequence ATGCCCTTTTTAACGTCTTTGGTGTTGGCCTCCTTTGTGGGTTACGCCGGTGCTTGGTACCTCGGTCTCATCGAGGGCAACTTTGCGCTGCTCCTGCTTTTGGCCACGGTGGTCACCGGCATTTATTGGCTGGCTGAGCGCTTCGTGTTCATGCCGCAGCGCCTTAAAGCGGTGGCGCAGCTCGAAGCCGAAACCGCCCAGCGCCGCGCCGAGTTGGCCAAAATGGGCATCGACAAGGTGGACACCGACATCCGCGAGTCCCGCGAGAAGCTGCTCATGCAGCCTTGGTGGCTGGACTGGACTGCCGGACTCTTTCCCGTGATCGTGGTGGTGTTTGTACTGCGCTCGTTCTTGTTCGAGCCCTTCAAGATCCCCTCGGGTTCCATGATCCCGACCCTGCTCATTGGCGACCTGATTTTGGTGAACAAATTCCATTACGGCATTCGCTTGCCCGTGGCCAACACCAAGCTGACCGAAGGTACACCGGTGCAGCGTGGTGATGTGATGGTGTTCCGCTACCCACCCAAGCCCAGTGTGGACTACATCAAGCGCGTGGTCGGTCTGCCCGGGGACGAGGTGGCTTACTTGAACAAAAGCCTGACCATCAACGGCAAGGCCGTGCCCACCGAAGTGCTGCCGGACTTTTTTGACGAGTCCACCATGCGCTACCACAAGCACCGCCGTGAAAGCTTGGGTGCCAAGCCGCACCAAACGCTGCAGGACGATGACCGCCCGGCCTTTGTGCCTGGCGCTGACCAGTTCGTGGGCCGTGAAAACTGCAATTACACCGTCGAAGGCGTGACCTGCAAGGTGCCCGCTGGGCACTACTTCATGATGGGCGACAACCGCGACAACTCGCTGGATTCGCGCTATTTTGGTTTTGTGCCGGACGGCAACATCGTGGGCAAAGCCTTCTTTGTGTGGATGAACTTTGGTGATCTCAAGCGCATTGGCGCTTTTGACTGA
- the rnc gene encoding ribonuclease III — protein MATSPVLSELQVRLGYAFRQQALLQQAVTHRSFSADHNERLEFLGDSVLNLSVAHLLYTQLANLPEGDLSRVRANLVKQDTLHQLAKTLDLPAVMRLGEGEMRSGGQNRPSILADALEAIIGAVYLDGGYKDAQALVERLFAQVDIKPDMQAVGKDPKTELQEWLQGRKLALPKYTVVGTSGAAHRQQFEVSCEVTELRQTQQGSGASRRAAEQAAAAAMLLTLKSESAA, from the coding sequence GTGGCGACTTCCCCCGTTCTGTCCGAATTGCAAGTCCGGCTGGGTTACGCCTTCCGTCAGCAAGCTTTGCTGCAGCAAGCGGTCACGCACCGCAGCTTCAGTGCCGACCACAACGAGCGCCTGGAATTTTTGGGTGACTCAGTGCTCAACCTGTCGGTGGCCCACCTGCTGTACACGCAACTGGCCAATTTGCCCGAGGGCGATTTGTCGCGGGTGCGGGCCAACCTGGTCAAGCAAGACACGCTGCACCAACTGGCCAAAACCTTGGACTTGCCTGCCGTGATGCGATTGGGCGAGGGGGAGATGCGCTCGGGCGGTCAAAACCGTCCGTCCATTCTGGCCGATGCCCTGGAAGCCATCATTGGCGCGGTTTACCTGGACGGCGGCTACAAGGATGCACAAGCCTTGGTCGAGCGACTGTTTGCCCAGGTCGACATCAAACCCGACATGCAGGCTGTGGGCAAAGACCCCAAGACCGAATTGCAAGAGTGGCTGCAAGGGCGCAAGCTCGCGCTGCCCAAATACACCGTGGTCGGCACCTCCGGGGCGGCGCACCGCCAGCAGTTCGAGGTCTCTTGCGAAGTGACTGAATTGCGCCAAACCCAACAAGGCTCGGGCGCATCGCGTCGCGCTGCCGAACAAGCAGCGGCAGCCGCCATGCTGCTCACCTTGAAATCCGAAAGCGCCGCATGA